The proteins below come from a single Diadema setosum chromosome 21, eeDiaSeto1, whole genome shotgun sequence genomic window:
- the LOC140244730 gene encoding ADP-ribosyl cyclase/cyclic ADP-ribose hydrolase-like: MYREACDVDETMYQEFVEAATVTVPVDKATYWDGWDIYSTVRSYANEGKRSWTLEYSLVGYLINNLIFCGQEDPPGIRFDSCPTIEECGFAKGSANAFWAMASTYFGKQAKGQVRVFLNSNREGGAFQINESYFAQYELVNMPAAEVDTVNIYLVTDLEKQFGDNCSSPSIESFRDILNSRRLNYQCFDQPRDVLHLLCVDGNGSSDCMLKQDVQHTRPTEVAPQTTDSARSLHERRWSWSLFLASTAFAVCIPFPRFS, translated from the exons ATGTACCGGGAGGCATGCGACGTCGACGAGACGATGTACCAAGAGTTCGTGGAGGCAGCCACTGTCACCGTTCCCGTTGACAAG GCAACCTATTGGGACGGTTGGGACATCTACTCGACGGTGCGCTCGTACGCCAACGAGGGGAAACGGTCGTGGACGTTGGAGTATTCCCTGGTCGGCTACCTCATCAACAACCTCATCTTTTGTGGGCAGGAGGACCCGCCGGGCATCCGCTTCGACTCCTGTCCGACGATTGAAGAGTGTGGCTTTGCGAAGGGATCAGCTAATGCTTTCTGGGCCATGGCTTCCACTTAC TTCGGAAAACAAGCAAAGGGCCAAGTTAGAGTGTTTCTGAATAGCAACAGAGAAGGAGGTGCTTTTCAAATCAACGAAAG CTACTTTGCACAGTACGAGCTGGTCAACATGCCCGCTGCAGAGGTCGATACAGTGAACATATATCTTGTAACTGACTTGGAAAAACAGTTCGG TGATAACTGTTCCTCACCATCGATTGAATCTTTTCGGGATATATTGAACAGTAGACGGCTGAATTATCAGTGCTTCGATCAACCAAG GGATGTACTCCATCTCCTGTGCGTGGATGGGAACGGATCATCCGACTGCATGCTCAAACAAGATGTGCAACATACGCGGCCGACAGAGGTCGCCCCACAAACAACCGATTCCGCACGATCTCTCCACGAACGACGATGGTCATGGTCTTTGTTCCTCGCCTCGACAGCTTTTGCCGTTTGCATCCCTTTTCCGCGTTTCTCATAG